Proteins encoded in a region of the Panicum hallii strain FIL2 chromosome 3, PHallii_v3.1, whole genome shotgun sequence genome:
- the LOC112884976 gene encoding uncharacterized protein LOC112884976 encodes MASTHQDVVFEVNAVGWAPSGARTALSLHREDDKARLPAAAVGHVHEPSGRYVLAAGRADEEDGLHQAISPGALKPRVTYRVAGWISVAGGEAAAAKEGGGQQRAADGHPVRISIRVGGDGGRVVDGGAVCAEPGRWAEIKGTFRLSESPRGAAVHVHGAPAGVDVKVMDLRIIATDRKARFSHLKEKTDKVRKRDVVLKFGGLPAGASVRVVQLDNAFPLGSCINGEVIRIPAFVDFFTAHFDWAVFENELKWYWTEPRRGQLSYADADRLLDFCDRAGKPARGHCIFWAVDGDVQQWVKDIGGDRAQLAAAVDARVRGLLGRYAGRFPHYDVNNEMLHGRFFRDRLGDGAAARMFREAARLDPAAALFVNDYNVECGNDPSATPEKYVELIRGLQRGGARVGGVGLQGHVTHPLGEVICDALDKLSAATGLPVWITELDVCEPDDALRADDLEVVLREAFAHRAVEGVVLWGFMKGHMWRPDAALVNQDGTVNDAGQRFLDLRREWTSDARGRIDDDGQFKFRGFHGTYVAQVATATGKMLKAFTVDKGDAALVLDVMDV; translated from the exons ATGGCTTCCACTCACCAG GACGTCGTGTTCGAGGTGAACGCCGTCGGCTGGGCCCCCTCCGGCGCGCGCACGGCGCTGTCCCTGCACCGTGAGGACGACAAGGCGCGGCTCCCCGCGGCGGCCGTCGGGCACGTCCACGAGCCCAGCGGCCGGTACGTCCTCGCCGCGGGCCGCGCCGACGAGGAGGACGGCCTGCACCAGGCCATCTCCCCGGGCGCGCTCAAGCCCCGCGTCACGTACCGCGTCGCCGGCTGGATCAgcgtggccggcggcgaagcggcggcggcgaaggaggGAGGCGGCCAGCAGCGAGCAGCTGATGGCCACCCCGTCCGTATCAGCATCCGCgtgggcggcgacggcggccgcgtcgtcgacggcggcgcggtcTGCGCCGAGCCCGGCAGGTGGGCGGAGATCAAGGGCACGTTCCGGCTCAGCGAGAGCCCCCGCGGCGCGGCGGTTCACGTGCACGGGGCGCCGGCCGGCGTCGACGTGAAGGTGATGGACCTCCGGATCATCGCCACCGACCGCAAGGCGCGGTTCAGCCACCTCAAGGAGAAGACGGACAAG GTGCGCAAGCGTGACGTGGTCCTCAAGTTCGGCGGCCTGCCGGCGGGCGCGTCCGTGCGCGTGGTCCAGCTGGACAACGCCTTCCCGCTGGGCAGCTGCATCAACGGCGAGGTCATCCGCATCCCGGCCTTCGTGGACTTCTTCACCGCCCACTTCGACTGGGCCGTCTTCGAGAACGAGCTCAAGTGGTACTGGACGGAGCCGCGGCGCGGGCAGCTCAGCTACGCCGACGCCGACCGCCTGCTCGACTTCTGCGACCGCGCGGGGAAGCCCGCGCGCGGCCACTGCATCTTCTGGGCCGTCGACGGCGACGTGCAGCAGTGGGTCAAGGACATCGGCGGCGACCGCGCCCAGCTCGCGGCCGCCGTGGACGCGCGCGTCCGGGGCCTCCTGGGCCGCTACGCGGGGCGGTTCCCGCACTACGACGTCAACAACGAGATGCTGCACGGGCGCTTCTTCCGCGACCGCCTCGGCGACGGCGCCGCGGCGCGCATGTTCCGGGAGGCGGCGCGGCTGGACCCGGCCGCCGCGCTCTTCGTCAACGACTACAACGTCGAGTGCGGCAACGACCCCTCGGCCACGCCGGAGAAGTACGTCGAGCTCATCCGCGGCCTgcagcgcggcggcgcgcgggtggGCGGCGTCGGGCTGCAGGGCCACGTCACGCACCCCCTCGGGGAGGTCATCTGCGACGCGCTCGACAAGCTCTCCGCCGCCACGGGCCTCCCCGTCTGGATCACCGAGCTGGACGTGTGCGAGCCCGACGACGCGCTCCGCGCCGACGACCTCGAGGTGGTGCTCCGCGAGGCGTTCGCGCACCGGGCAGTGGAAGGCGTCGTGCTCTGGGGGTTCATGAAGGGCCACATGTGGCGACCCGACGCCGCGCTCGTCAACCAGGACGGCACCGTCAACGACGCCGGGCAGAGGTTCCTCGACCTCCGGAGGGAGTGGACCTccgacgcgcgcggccgcaTCGACGACGACGGGCAGTTCAAGTTCAGGGGCTTCCACGGCACGTACGTGGCGCAGGTAGCCACGGCCACGGGGAAGATGCTCAAGGCGTTCACCGTCGACAAAGGGGACGCGGCTCTCGTACTGGACGTGATGGATGTCTGA